From the Ciona intestinalis chromosome 2, KH, whole genome shotgun sequence genome, one window contains:
- the LOC100185262 gene encoding protocadherin-11 X-linked has product MEISLFVTFLSLLFLPVCQSLNLAYVLKEDTGQGDYVGNIPQELNFPILEPNQVQRTYQVLTGGDKIHVDPNTGDLNTAIRLDREKLCPENPPTCTIDVEVAVLPSDYFQLIKVQFTLEDLNDNTPTFPSPIIVKDISESAFVGTLIRLDSATDPDLGANSIDHYDLTSTDVSSDESPLSYFELLVVENIDGTKIPQLQLVKQLDREVISSYELQLKAIDGGTPSLTGTATIKINVSDSNDNQPIFAESRYIVEVPENRPAGFVVVRVEATDLDSGSNADLSYTFPGVVSAQDKAIFQLNPDTGAISIKAPGLDYENRTIHHLTVEARDKGPNSSPAYTTVTVKVIDINDEYPQFSIKFMEYLDPASQDRRPTSDAATETPDTEVVFVKEDMARGSYIAFVTITDRDTGLNGNVSCRLKESDGFELFVIDRKDNRYLIKTKKELDRETQPSYNLEIDAWDFGNPSLTNSTTIAIELEDVNDNPPKFRRGGYRVNVKETINGGDRVTQVEAADPDDGLNARVNYTIWPTNTSQTLPFVIEPLTGIVRFATNAEPLDAENSTGPFILTVTATDNGIPSHSATTSLTITVLDENDNSPKFSKSQYSFPVKEHLKRGAYVGHVFATDRDINKDTNAKVSYSFVDSDENIPFFINHVTGMITYDGEQSELDREVLQSQPYLLRVEARDSGDRPRKDYATVQIFLTDINDNSPSISYPNVTRDVAFIYFKDGWKRKSPSTPASTNLSLFTSARESLLIGDSSSKAVHPPRTQPVVITRVVATDPDEQENGRVHYAIAAGNVYDYFTINMNSGEVSLNLKQKKSFKKMKRGCHVIEILVSDMGKPKALSTTAWVNIYVTDKRPRKMNVTKALKSCMNNTFYPILHTPSTDIGKAGADDLALILIICFSALLLIMLIIMIVMLVKYKCCCCSKSKMSRSYNCQKANNIYNDDIFQRRMSIDKQAGSQSSLAQPNWSNMQHQMEESDPLHDKNIHGQEDLSEGSVVSQYSGKDSGTGDSMPSEAHNTGYRVPYGARNAQPNYISHPANKSYSSHTGNMVTEKPLYGMGNPPLHSRSANSFSSRCTNDCHIHGHGDNCWMPDTEYVEGIHYADHGMSGFICPMHGEGCSTKEYCEMNQGYMVQDNNLHMHGQDYMMPNNMYHMGDGLNDPSYPMHPGMHMGYDLGPNRPLQTFNPDHMSVEKAYVNLQKRGSMVNPADEPKLGYAAHPQHYEHPMYVDNCDDINNTKLIHGHEDVGYNMEHQLPPHSMPQQYGNRVNLSDDGYKPNDGLTMIKEELDAEDVVAEIDDLLQ; this is encoded by the exons ATGgaaataagtttatttgtcACATTTCTGAGTCTTCTGTTTCTGCCTGTTTGTCAATCTCTGAACCTTGCATATGTTCTAAAAGAAGACACAGGACAAGGCGACTATGTGGGGAATATCCCCCAAGAGCTCAATTTTCCAATACTGGAACCAAACCAGGTGCAAAGAACATATCAGGTTTTAACAGGCGGGGACAAGATTCATGTTGATCCAAATACTGGGGACCTTAACACTGCAATCAGATTGGACAGGGAAAAGCTATGTCCTGAAAACCCACCTACTTGTACCATAGATGTTGAGGTGGCCGTGTTACCATCAGATTACTTTCAACTTATTAAAGTTCAATTTACGTTAGAGGACCTCAATGATAATACGCCTACTTTTCCTTCGCCAATTATTGTAAAGGACATTTCGGAAAGTGCCTTCGTTGGGACGTTAATCCGACTAGACAGTGCTACTGATCCCGATTTAGGTGCAAACTCAATCGATCATTATGACTTAACGAGCACCGATGTAAGCTCTGATGAATCACCTCTCTCCTATTTCGAACTCTTGGTCGTAGAAAATATTGATGGGACGAAAATCCCGCAGTTACAGCTGGTCAAACAACTTGATAGGGAAGTAATCTCCTCATATGAGCTGCAGCTGAAAGCAATTGATGGTGGAACTCCCTCTTTAACAGGCACAGCCaccattaaaattaatgtgaGCGACTCAAATGACAATCAACCGATTTTCGCGGAAAGTAGATACATTGTTGAAGTTCCTGAAAATCGCCCTGCAGGTTTTGTTGTGGTTCGAGTTGAAGCAACAGACTTGGACAGTGGCTCAAATGCTGATTTATCCTACACCTTTCCTGGTGTAGTAAGCGCTCAGGACAAAGCTATTTTTCAGTTGAACCCTGATACCGGTGCAATTAGCATAAAAGCACCGGGACTAGATTATGAAAACAGAACCATCCATCACCTTACAGTGGAAGCGAGAGACAAAGGGCCAAACTCTTCCCCTGCCTACACAACGGTGACTGTGAAAGTAATTGACATAAATGATGAATACCCCCAATTCTCCATTAAGTTTATGGAATACTTGGACCCTGCCTCTCAAGACCGCAGGCCTACCTCTGATGCTGCTACTGAAACACCAGATACTGAAGTTGTGTTTGTAAAAGAGGATATGGCTCGTGGAAGTTACATTGCATTTGTGACTATCACGGATCGTGATACCGGCCTCAATGGTAACGTGTCATGCAGATTAAAAGAATCTGATGGTTTTGAGCTCTTCGTAATTGATCGGAAGGATAATAG ATACCTGATCAAAACGAAAAAGGAGCTTGACAGAGAGACACAGCCATCATACAACCTCGAGATTGATGCTTGGGACTTTGGGAATCCTTCTCTCACAAACAGCACAACTATAGCTATTGAACTCGAAGACGTTAACGACAACCCACCAAAATTTAGACGTGGAGGTTACAGAGTAAATGTGAAAGAGACAATCAATGGTGGAGACAGAGTTACTCAAGTTGAAGCAGCTGATCCTGACGATGGTTTGAATGCAAGAGTTAACTACACAATTTGGCCAACTAACACAAGCCAAACTCTTCCCTTTGTTATTGAGCCCTTAACTGGAATTGTGAGATTTGCAACGAATGCTGAACCTCTGGATGCAGAAAACTCTACCGGTCCTTTCATATTAACTGTAACTGCAACAGATAATGGAATACCAAGTCATTCAGCTACTACATCACTGACG ATCACTGTATTAGATGAAAACGACAACAGTCCTAAATTCTCCAAGTCTCAATACTCGTTCCCAGTGAAGGAGCATTTAAAACGTGGTGCATATGTGGGCCATGTGTTCGCAACAGACAGAGATATAAATAAAGACACAAATGCAAAAGTCTCATACAGCTTTGTTGACTCAGATGAAAATATCCCGTTCTTTATAAATCATGTCacag GTATGATAACTTACGATGGTGAGCAGAGTGAGTTAGATCGTGAAGTTCTACAATCTCAACCTTACTTGCTACGTGTGGAAGCGCGTGACAGTGGTGATAGACCACGCAAAGATTATGCAACAGTTCAAATTTTCTTGACAGACATAAACGACAATTCTCCTTCCATTTCGTACCCGAATGTTACCCGAGATGTtgcctttatttatttcaaggACGGTTGGAAAAGAAAAAGTCCAAGCACTCCCGCAAGTACTAACCTGTCACTCTTCACTTCTGCACGAGAATCTTTACTTATCGGAGATTCTTCGAGTAAAGCCGTTCACCCACCAAGAACACAGCCTGTAGTTATCACACGCGTGGTAGCAACTGATCCTGACGAGCAGGAAAATGGGAGAGTCCATTACGCAATTGCTGCCGGTAACGTGTATGATTACTTCACCATAAATATGAACTCTGGCGAAGTCAGTTTAAATCTCAAGCAAAAAAAGTCgttcaaaaaaatgaaacgtGGATGTCATGTGATAGAGATATTGGTCAGTGATATGGGAAAACCAAAAGCTCTCAGCACGACAGCTTGG GTCAACATATACGTGACTGACAAGCGGCCAcgtaaaatgaatgtaaccaaAGCACTCAAGTCTTGTATGAACAACACATTCTACCCCATCCTACATACACCAAGCACTGACATAGGAAAAGCTGGGGCCGATGATCTTGCATTGATTCTTATCATATGTTTCAGTGCCTTGCTGCTTATCATGTTAATTATAATG ATTGTTATGTTGGTGAAATACAAATGTTGCTGTTGtagtaaaagtaaaatgtcgCGCTCCTACAACTGCCAGAAAgcaaacaatatatacaacgaTGACATTTTCCAGCGTAGGATGTCTATAGATAAACAAGCAG GTAGTCAATCCTCACTGGCGCAACCAAATTGGTCAAACATGCAACATCAAATGGAAGAG TCCGATCCACTACATGATAAGAACATACACGGACAAGAAGATTTATCAGAAGGCAGCGTGGTTTCTCAGTACAGCGGTAAAGACAGTGGAACTGGTGATAGCATGCCAAGTGAAGCCCACAACACTGGGTACCGTGTACCTTATGGAGCTCGAAATGCCCAGCCAAACTATATCTCCCACCCAGCCAACAAATCATATTCATCTCATACAGGAAACATGGTCACTG AAAAGCCATTGTATGGAATGGGGAATCCACCACTTCATTCACGTAGTGCTAATTCATTTTCATCACGATGTACGAATGATTGTCATATACATGGACATGGGGACAACTGCTGGATGCCAGACACAG AATATGTTGAAGGAATCCATTATGCTGACCATGGTATGAGTGGCTTCATCTGCCCAATGCATGGCGAAGGTTGCTCTACAAAGGAATATTGTGAAAT gAACCAAGGATACATGGTCCAGGATAACAACTTACATATGCATGGGCAGGACTACATGATGCCTAACAACATGTACCATATGGGGGATGGTTTGAATGATCCAAGTTACCCCATGCACCCTGGGATGCATATGGGGTACGACCTGGGACCAAACCGGCCACTTCAAACCTTTAACCCTGATCATATGAGTGTAGAAAAAGCTTACGTCAATCTGCAGAAGCGAGGCTCTATGGTTAACCCAGCAGATGAACCCAAACTTGGATATGCCGCACATCCCCAACACTACGAACACCCAATGTACGTTGACAACTGTGACGatataaacaatacaaaacttaTCCATGGCCACGAGGACgtaggttataacatggagCATCAACTCCCACCACACAGTATGCCACAGCAGTACGGTAACAGAGTGAATCTATCTGATGATGGTTACAAACCAAATGATGGGCTCACTATGATCAAGGAGGAATTAGATGCGGAAGACGTCGTGGCCGAAATTGACGATTTACTGCAATAA
- the LOC100183605 gene encoding uncharacterized protein LOC100183605 produces MYTSLKKHVSSSVKGTYKKKDWSLDFERLPWIQWLNIEPMTTRQKTAFQLLYPILLQEINTKKPSKLLHYLVGKGVLFWQDVVVIQHGRQTDLERNSPLLKIIWTRGKAGFTGLVDGLRSRYGGWQGYLADMLELKYNMANTRDMMDIYKVICHDLVKVMPVGWSALPRVLGMSNSHIEKCRRENKLLANQLLHCLLISSSQHFNKDHLLSKLLSALHVINRDDIADGIAILLNTMYEIQSVHQENMASDETKETNNTALDEIDAQNEETVEVVFQQQNNGVQLKSASSFCSDGETPRADSGFDSRMSTSTPITLYPPTPPPHSSNQRYHHRSSSKKFYRKTPSLEKFEGLSNIGRVKSGRLHGYRISPRAKTNAWERRSPSILQADYLAHPNQDNLFMDYLVYQ; encoded by the exons ATGTACACGTCGTTGAAAAAGCATGTTTCGAGTTCAGTGAAGGGAacgtataaaaaaaaagattggtCGCTGGATTTTGAAAGATTACCATGGATACAATGGCTTAACATAG AACCGATGACTACGAGGCAAAAGACCGCATTTCAATTGCTCTACCCAATTCTTTTGCAAGAAATTAATACTAAAAAGCCATCAAAGTTATTACATTATCTAGTTGGGAAAGGTGTGTTATTCTGGCAAGATGTTGTTGTAATTCAACATGGTCGTCAAACCGACTTAGAGAGAAACAG cCCTTTACTAAAGATTATATGGACAAGAGGTAAAGCTGGTTTCACTGGCTTAGTTGATGGATTGAGATCAAGATACGGAGGTTGGCAAGGTTATTTGGCAGATATGTTGGAACTAAAATACAACATGGCGAATACAAGAG ACATGATGGATATCTACAAAGTAATTTGTCACGATCTGGTTAAAGTGATGCCCGTTGGTTGGTCTGCGTTACCTCGTGTGCTGGGAATGTCTAACTCTCACATCGAAAAG TGCAGAAGAGAAAATAAGTTATTAGCAAATCAACTGCTTCATTGCTTGCTCATATCTTCAAGTCAACACTTCAATAAAGATCATTTACTTTCCAAACTTTTGTCAGCATTGCATGTTATCAATAGAGATGATATTGCAG ATGGAATTGCTATTTTATTGAATACTATGTATGAAATACAGTCGGTTCACCAAGAAAACATGGCCAGTGATGAAaccaaagaaacaaataatacAGCACTGGATGAAATTGATGCACAAAAT GAAGAGACTGTAGAGGTGGTATtccaacaacaaaataacgGAGTGCAATTGAAATCTGCATCCAGTTTCTGTAGTGATGGTG AAACACCTCGAGCCGACTCTGGGTTTGATTCTCGAATGTCCACATCAACTCCGATAACATTATACCCACCCACACCACCCCCTCATTCATCAAACCAGCGATATCACCACAGATCATCAAGCAAGAAGTTTTACAGAAAGACACCAAGTCTGGAAAAGTTTGAAGGATTGAGCAACATTGGAAG AGTCAAATCTGGTAGACTGCATGGCTACAGAATAAGTCCTAGAGCAAAGACAAATGCTTGGGAACGAAGGTCTCCGTCTATTCTTCAGGCTGATTACTTGGCGCATCCAAACCAAGACAATCTCTTTATGGATTACTTAGTTTATCAGTAA